Genomic window (Aquimarina sp. BL5):
CCATAAATAGGATTCGTAAGTCTCTCATTATATCTTATACTAGTTGATAGTTGTTGTATGGATCAATTTTTATGATGTTGTGCTCATTTAACTCTCTTAATACTTCTAGAGCAGTTTCTTCAGGACATCTTAATTGAGTTAAAATGTCTCGGGAAGATAATTGCCTTTCTTGTAAAAGATTTATAATATTATTTCTAATCTCTTTAGGATCTGTGATAGTTTTATTATTAGCAATACAGACACTACAAATTCCACAGTCTTTTGAATCTTTTTCTCCAAAGTAAGCAAGTAATTGTTTACTTCTGCATATTGATTGGTTTTGTACAAAACCAATCATAGTTTTTACCTTATTTACTTTAGAATTTCTTAGTTCTTTAATATAAGGTTTTACTCTGTTAATAGTGTGATCATCTTCTCTAGGAACTAAAAAAACAATATCTGCATCGGTCAATTTATGATGAAATTCAAGTAATTCTGCATCTTGTAATTTTCTTAAAACTTCAATAACATTCGTTTCAGTAGTATTTACTTTAGAAGCAATAACGGATAGGTTAACTTTTACTTCTTCATCAAAAACACCTCCATAAGTTCGTAATATAGCTTTAGTAATTAATTCTAAATGTGGGTTTTGCTCTAAATATTTTAGAAGATGATTTCCTGTAGATGTAATGTGAATGGTACTTTTTTTAGTAAATCGCTGTGTAAAGTTAATAACACTACAGCGATCTAAAAATTGTAACGCATTGTAAGTCATTAGGGTATTTAGATTGTATGTCTTGCAAAAGCTGTTAAAATTAAAGCCGTGTATGGATTGTTCTCCTTCACCGTAGGATATTCTGAAATAATTGGATAGTTTGCGATATACTAATTTTACAAAATCTACATCAGGTAGTACTTTAATAAATTGGTTTTGAACTCTTACAATATCATTTTCGTTTTTAAGAAGAAATGCATAAGACGTTTCTCCATTACGTCCTGCTCTTCCTGCTTCCTGAAAGTAACTTTCTATACTCTCAGGAATATTATAGTGGATAATAGTTTTTACGTTTGCTTTGTCGATGCCCATTCCAAAAGCATTAGTAGCTACCATAACTCTAACTTCTTCTGCTAACCATTGCTGGAAGCGTTTAGTTTTTTCTTTAGCGTCTACACCACCGTGATAATAGGTAGCAGCATAACCACTAGCATTTAAAAATTCGCTAATTTCTATGGCTGATTTTCGGTTACGGACATAAATAATCGAACTTCCTTGGTATCGCTTTAGAATTCGGATAAGTTTGTCATTTTTATCCAAAGTATGGTAGACCATATATCCCAAATTGCCTCTAA
Coding sequences:
- a CDS encoding ATP-dependent DNA helicase RecQ; amino-acid sequence: MTTPIQLLHENWNYDTFRPLQEEIINAVIENNDTFTLLPTGGGKSICFQIPALLKPGICIVISPLIALMQDQVQHLQQKGIKAIALTSGIKYSELDTLLDNCIYGNYKFLYLSPERLQQDLVKERLKRMNINLIAVDEAHCISQWGNDFRPSYKKIKILREIKPTVPIIALTASATPEVVEDIIKELDLFQPKVFRQSFFRGNLGYMVYHTLDKNDKLIRILKRYQGSSIIYVRNRKSAIEISEFLNASGYAATYYHGGVDAKEKTKRFQQWLAEEVRVMVATNAFGMGIDKANVKTIIHYNIPESIESYFQEAGRAGRNGETSYAFLLKNENDIVRVQNQFIKVLPDVDFVKLVYRKLSNYFRISYGEGEQSIHGFNFNSFCKTYNLNTLMTYNALQFLDRCSVINFTQRFTKKSTIHITSTGNHLLKYLEQNPHLELITKAILRTYGGVFDEEVKVNLSVIASKVNTTETNVIEVLRKLQDAELLEFHHKLTDADIVFLVPREDDHTINRVKPYIKELRNSKVNKVKTMIGFVQNQSICRSKQLLAYFGEKDSKDCGICSVCIANNKTITDPKEIRNNIINLLQERQLSSRDILTQLRCPEETALEVLRELNEHNIIKIDPYNNYQLV